In a single window of the Enoplosus armatus isolate fEnoArm2 chromosome 15, fEnoArm2.hap1, whole genome shotgun sequence genome:
- the gsc gene encoding homeobox protein goosecoid, which translates to MPAGMFSIDSILSGRPSCKEPLLLHRSGPVVLSAGLTDSIYTDYNGLYSATCGPPPPGVQSVNGTRIGYNGYYYGQLHVQGAGGGPPCCGSVPGLSPQQCPTVSTPPSLLRHAGYDSPGSVLISPVPHQMMSYMNVGSLSRTELQLLNQLHCRRKRRHRTIFTDEQLEALEGLFQETKYPDVGTREQLARKVHLREEKVEVWFKNRRAKWRRQKRSSSEESEGSQKWNKSAKASAEKTEESKSEVDSDS; encoded by the exons ATGCCTGCCGGGATGTTCAGCATAGACAGCATCCTGTCCGGTCGGCCGAGCTGCAAggagccgctgctgctgcaccgGAGCGGCCCGGTGGTGCTGTCCGCCGGCCTCACGGACTCTATCTACACCGACTACAACGGACTGTACTCGGCCACATGCGGGCCTCCTCCCCCCGGGGTCCAGTCCGTGAACGGCACCAGGATAGGATATAACGGCTACTACTACGGACAGCTGCACGTCCAGGGCGCCGGGGGAGGTCCGCCGTGCTGCGGCTCCGTGCCTGGCCTCAGCCCTCAGCAGTG TCCAACCGTCTCAACCCCTCCGTCCCTCCTCCGCCACGCAGGCTACGACAGCCCGGGCTCGGTGCTGATCTCTCCCGTCCCGCACCAGATGATGTCCTACATGAACGTGGGCAGCCTGTCGCGCACCGAGCTGCAGCTCCTCAACCAGCTGCACTGCCGACGGAAGCGGCGGCACCGCACCATCTTCACCGACGAGCAGCTGGAGGCCCTGGAGGGCCTCTTCCAGGAGACCAAGTACCCGGACGTCGGCACCCGGGAGCAGCTGGCCCGCAAGGTCCACCTCCGGGAGGAGAAAGTCGAG GTCTGGTTCAAAAACAGACGCGCGAAGTGGAGGCGGCAGAAGAGGTCCTCGTCAGAGGAGTCGGAGGGCTCTCAGAAATGGAACAAATCCGCCAAAGCGTCCGCGGAGAAAACCGAGGAGAGCAAAAGCGAGGTGGACTCGGACAGCTGA